A window of Magnolia sinica isolate HGM2019 chromosome 13, MsV1, whole genome shotgun sequence genomic DNA:
GTCTTTCCCTGAAGAGTACAATCAAATTTAAAGGTGAcatcaatttcatttaaaaaGACCTTATTTGGTGCTTGTGTTTCTTTCTCTGTAATCTGTATGTTTCCTGATTGAGTCCATAAATAACTCCTTGTAACCCCCCTTTTTTTTCCTATTGCATCATCAGGCCACAAGGATAGCATATGGTGGGAACAAAGAATTCTGGCGTGTGGTGTCACTGGATGGATCACTCTTTGACGAGGCAGGTACGATGACTGGCGGTGGAAGCAAGCCACGGGGTGGTAAGATGGGGACATCTATCCGAGTTAGTGTTTCAGGAGAAGCTGTTGCAAATGCTGAGAAAGAGCTTGCTGAGCTTGTCAATGATATAGGCAGTTTATGACAGGATTGGTGATGCGATGAGGCGTTATCGGGCCCCAGAAAAAGCCACAGCCCATTAAGAAATGGAATTagccaaaagtcaaaaaggaggAACAGAAAAATGAGCATGCATTCCCCTACTCTTCCTTTACCGAAACTTCAAAGATCACTTACACATTTTATATCCAGCATTGGCTAAAAGTGCTTCCAGCTTCTTGACGTTATTGATTTTTCCATTCTGATCAGATAGACAGTTTAAATACACAACACGATTATATTGAAAAACAGCTGGATTCTCCTAAGGTTGCATCACAGCCGAAGGGAGATGAACTAGATAGATTGGAAGAGCTCAATAGAATTATTTCTTTTGAAGAAAAGGAGCGTGAAAGGCTCACTGAAGGCTCTAAAAAACTTCATGAAAAGGTGGGTGCTTGTAAatgattcctctctctctctctctctttctctctctctctctaatttttctttttatatatagaTGGCCCCTATAACTTTGAACCATATTCTTGAAAGAATTAATGCTTTCTACCTTCAGTGTGTTGTTTTCTCAAGAACTAGTAAACAAATGCCTTGTATAGATTAGcttatgtttttctttggattaatctCTATTTTGATGGAATGCAATAAACTTCTGTTAATTTATTTCCCTTGACCCTAAATTTCGTATGTTTATCAGGGTTTGAAATTGTTCCTAAAATTCCGTTATGAGATTTGACAGTTAACTAAGttaagaacggtttaaaaccgtccCTAAAATTTCGTTACTAACCGTTCCCTCCAAGTGGTTTTAAACCGTTTCTGAagaatttaggaacggtttaaaagcgttcctaaatgacgattttggtgcaACGATAGCAGACACTAAAAAGACAACATACCTTGATAAATATGTTCCATATCCACACTGCAtgcccatctgtttttttttgttaaatcatTTAATGAcgttatcccaaaaattaagcaaatccaaatttctgGTGGACAACAACTacaatataataaaattataatttataagtaacttatatatcgatcaggtttgggttgggtcaagcaATCCGAGACGTCAAACCTGAGCCTGATCGAAATTTTATCGGGTTGGTATTTATATAACCCAAGCCCGAGACCGAACCCGATACATCGTGACAGAGCCGAAATGTCGGGTCTATCAGGTTAACTCACCCAACTAGTATGGTGAGAGACTCTTGGAGATCTCTTGCATGCTACAG
This region includes:
- the LOC131224231 gene encoding structural maintenance of chromosomes protein 4-like, with translation MRVAFFAALGNTVVAKDLNQATRIAYGGNKEFWRVVSLDGSLFDEAGTMTGGGSKPRGGKMGTSIRVSVSGEAVANAEKELAELVNDIGSL